In Bacillota bacterium, the genomic window TGGGGTCTGTGCTGGCCCGGAAGGAATATGGTGTTGATGATGAAGAAATTCTCACCGCCATCGCTGTGCATACTCTGGGGGCTGAAGAGATGGGACTTCTGGCTAAAATTATTTATTTGGCTGATTTTATTGAGCCGGGCCGTGATTTCCCCGGTGCTGAGAAGCTGCGGATTTTGGCTCACCAGGATCTGGACTATGCTGTCCTTGGAGCGATGGATAATACAATTTTGTACGTTCTTCAGCAGGGACTGCCGCTTCACCTCCAGACGGTGCGAGCACGAAACATTCTGTTGCTAAAAGCGGCAGCCTATACACGGGAGAGGGGAGAAAATGACCCAGACGAGAAAGAGGGTTGTACGGAGGCTTAACTGGCGTAAGTTTGCCCTGTTTTGTGCCTGTGCCGTGCTGCTGGTAACGTTGGCAGTAGGAGCCGGCCTGTATGCTTTCTTGGCCGGATTGCGAGGCCCTGGTGGACAGGCAGCGGGGCGGGACCATCCGCAACCGGCTAAACATGAGCCCATCAATGTACTGGTGCTCGGTCTGGACGTGGGCGATGTTGACAACCCCCACAGCGGAGCCCCGGAACGAAGCGATACCATGATAGTAGCTACGTTAGATCCGGAGAAGAAGCAAGCCGGCATGTTATCCCTTCCCCGCGATAGCCGAGTTACTATCCCAGGGCGGGGAACGGACAAGATTTGTCATGCTCACGCGTACGGCGGGACTGATTTGGCTGTGCGGACGGTGGAAAGCCTGCTTAATATACCGATTCACTACTATGTCAAGATTAATTATGAAGGATTGCATAACCTTGTAGATGCCTTAGGCGGAGTGCATATCGATGTCAAGGAGGACATGCGTTACACGGACCGGGCTGGAGGACTGTATATTGACATTGAGGCGGGACCGAAGGTTCTAAACGGAGCTAAAGCCGAAGAGTTTTTGCGTTTTCGCGATCGGGCTACTGGCGATCTGGGTCGGATCGAACGCCAACAGCAGTTTGTCCGGGCGTTAGCCGAAGAGGTGTTTTCGGCCAGTACTTTGTTTAAGATTCCGGAGCTCAGTCGAATTATTGTTGATAATGTTGAGACCAACATGACACCGGCGCAAATTGTCTTTTATGCCAATGCAGCCCGGGGCGTGGATCTCGGCACAGCCCCGATCGAGATGTTAGTGGGTACAGATCGTTACATCAATGAGATCAGCTACTGGATTGTTGATGAAGCGGGTGTGGCCGACCAAGTGGCCCGGGTGCTGCTAGGCATTGACCGGGAAGCAAATAAAGCCATTAGCCTGGAAGTCTTAAACGGCAGCGGTAGTCCGGGGGCGGCGGGTGAAGTGGCCCGGCAGCTTAAAAGCATGGGCTATACGATCAATACCGTGGGTAATGCCGACAACTTCGATTATCATTCCAGTGAGATTATTTACCGCTACTCGACACCGCTGGAGGCTGTGGAAACAGTGGCCCGGTCACTGAACATTAGCCGCATTAGTCGCGCCGCGGAGGATGATGATCGCGAGGCCGATATTACAGTTATTGTTGGACGGGATCTGGTGGGCTAGGAGGGAGCATGTGGAGGCTTGGGAAATAGCGCAGACGGCCGCCAGGGCGGTGGAGGAAAAGAAGGGTTACGATATAGTGATACTGGATATTAGTCCAGTGTCTCTCATTGCGGATTATTTCGTTATTGCCAGTGCCAGTAATAAAATTCAGATGGAAGCTATTGCCGATAATGTGGAAGAGCAACTGGCTGTGTGCGGCGAGTCGATTCTGCACCGGGAAGGACGGGGAACAGCCTCGTGGATTTTGTTGGACTACGGGGCGGTGGTAATACACATTTTCCGCGAAGAAGCCCGACACTTTTATGCGCTGGAACGCCTGTGGGGCGACGCGCCGGTACACCGGCTCAAAGACTTGACAACCGGTGTCAACTCAGCTATAATGGCCAATGTAACAAGTGAACACACAAGCTATGACGAGGAGTAGTAAGCAACTAGTTTGACCCAAGAGAGCCGGTGGCAGGTGTAAACCGGTGGCAACAGTTGCCGAACTCGCCTGGGAGCTGAGATGCGAAGTGGGTAAAGAGATGGGGCTGTGGCGCAGTGGGAGCGCGCTTCCTTGGCATGGAAGAGGTCACGGGTTCAACCCCCGTCAGCTCCACCAATATTTCTTTGCCAAACAGGGTGGTACCGCGGGATGGTACATAACCTCTCGTCCCTGGTTTATCCAGGGCGGGAGGTTCTTTGTTTTTTGGGGTCGGTCAGGGTCAGGAAGGAGTGATTGCTTTGGCTTACGAGGAGCCATATGATTTTCAGGCCATAGAACACAAATGGCAAAAGACTTGGGAACGAGAAAACGTGTACCGTGTGCCGAATCGCAACCATAAGCCAAATTACTATGTGTTGGAGATGTTCCCCTATCCTTCGGGAGCGCTTCATATGGGCCATATTCGTAACTACGCTATTGGGGACGTGGTGGCCCGGCTAAAAACCATGGAAGGCTATAATGTGCTACACCCCATGGGATGGGATGCTTTCGGGTTGCCGGCGGAAAACGCCGCCATCCAGCGCGGCATCCATCCGGTGGAATGGACCAGAGAAAATATTGCCAATATGAGAGATCAGCAGAAGCGTCTTGGCCTCAGCTATGATTGGGAGCGCGAGGTTGCTACCTGTAGCCCGGACTACTACAAGTGGACACAATGGATGTTCCTCTTAATGTATAATCTGGGCTTAGCCTACAAAAAGACTGCCCCGGTGAACTGGTGCCCCACTTGTCAAACGGTGTTGGCCAACGAGCAGGTGAGTGAGGGTGGTTGCTGGCGTTGCGGCAATCCAGCGATAAAAAAGGATTTGGAACAATGGTTTTTCCGCACCACCGCCTACGCCGACCGGCTGCTGGAAGATCTGGATTTACTTCAAGGTTGGCCGGAACGGGTGCGGATCATGCAGGAACACTGGATCGGTAAAAGCGTCGGAGCAGATGTTACCTTTACCTTACCGGGCCATGAGGAAGGGATCACTGTCTTTACCACCCGTTCGGATACCCTTTACGGTGTGAGCTTTATGGTGTTGGCACCGGAACATCCTCTAGTGTCGGAATTAGCCGGGAAAAGTGACCACGAACAGGAGATTCTTGCTTTTGTGGAAAAATGCCACCGCGAAAGCGAAATAGAACGCACTTCGGTAGATACGGAAAAAGAAGGAATGTCTCTCGGCGCTTACTGTATCAACCCTTTGAACGGCGAGCAGGTTCCCATTTGGGTAGCCAACTATGTGCTGATGGAATACGGCACCGGAGCCGTGATGGGTGTGCCGGCCCATGATCAGCGGGACTTTGAGTTTGCCCGGAAATATGATCTCCCGGTTCGAGTGGTAATCTCCCCACCGAAGACAGAACTTAAGGCTGATGATATGACCGAAGCTTATGTAGACCCGGGCGTGCTGGTAAATTCGGGGCCCTTTAACGGCCTACCCAATGAAGAAGCTCAGGAAAAAATTAACACTTATCTCAAGGAAGAGGGGTGGGGGGAACCTTCTGTTACCTACCGGCTCAGGGATTGGCTGGTTTCCCGTCAGCGCTACTGGGGTGCACCCATACCCATTATCTATTGCCCTCATTGTGGCTCGGTGCCGGTACCGGAAACCGACCTGCCGGTGTTACTGCCGGAGCACATTACCTTTGATCCCGGCCTTATTTCGCCCCTGGCCCATGTGGCGGAATTTGTGGAGACCACCTGTCCGAAATGTGGCCGGCCGGCCCGGCGCGAAACCGATACCATGGATACTTTTATTTGCTCTTCCTGGTATTATTTCCGCTATTGTGATCCGAACAATGACCGCGAGCCGTTTAGCAAAGATGCAGCCGCTGCTTGGCTGCCGGTGGATCAGTACATCGGCGGGGTTGAGCACGCTGTTATGCACTTGTTATACTCGCGCTTTTTTACCAAGGTATTGCACGATGCCGGCTGGGTGGAGGCAACGGAGCCTTTTACCAACCTCCTGACCCAAGGCATGGTGATCAAAGACGGCCACAAAATGTCTAAGTCCAAGGGCAACGTGGTGGATCCGGAAGAGATAATCGCCAAGTATGGTGCTGACACCGCCCGCTTGTTCATCCTGTTTGCTTCACCGCCGGATAAAGATCTGGAGTGGTCCGACCAAGGGGTGGAAGGCTCATGGCGCTTCCTGAACCGGGTTTGGCGCCTGGTTAAAGGTCAAATAGACGTGTTTAGTGCCGACGGCAGTTTCGACGGCAAGCTGAGCCGAGCCGAACGGGATCTTAGACGCAAGGTGCACAACACGATCAAGAAGGTCAGCGAGGATGTGGAAAATCGCTTCAGCTTGAATACGGCCATAGCCGCTATCATGGAACTAGTCAATGAAACCTACCATTACTTGGATAAGGTAACCCCGGAGCGGCAAAACAAAGGGGTCTTGAAGGAAGCCCTGGAGAACTTATTGCTGCTGCTGGCACCTTTTGCCCCCCATATCACCGATGAGTTGTGGCAGCAAACAGGGCACAACGACAGCATCCACGGCCAGCCATGGCCCAAGTGGGACCAAACAGCGCTGAAAGCAGAAGAGCTTACCATTGTGGTGCAAGTGAACGGCAAAGTTCGCGACCGGTTAGTGGTCCCAGCAAACAGCTCGGGCAAAGAAGTGGAGCAGCTGGCTTTGCAGGCTCCGCGAGTGCAACCTCAGCTAGAAAACAAACAAGTCGTCCGGGTAATTAACGTCCCCGGCCGGCTAGTCAATATTGTGGTTCGCGACTAACTCTAAGTTGGGAACATGGGCTTGCGCCTGGGCGCAGGCCTATTTTGTTTCTGTGTAGACGCCGATGTCGAACGGAGCAGGATTTTCAGGGATGAAGGTGGAATAAAGCGGAAAAGACCTCAGGAGGTGGGTCAGGAGGCGTGTTTAATTTGACTCGGACACAGCAGTACTTGCTGTTGGGACTAGCGGCAGTGGTAGTGGTTGCGGCTTCGTATGTTTACTGGCAGCAAGCGGCCGCCCGTTCCCGCCCGGCGATAATTATCGAACCGGCTACGGCCGGGGAGCTCCAGGGCGACGGGGACGCGGCCGCAGCAGAGCCGGAACCAAAAGTGATCCTGGTCCATGTGGCCGGGGCAGTGGAAAAAAGCGGAGTATACAGTCTATTGGAAGGAAGTCGTGTGGTAGACGCTGTGAACGCTGCCGGTGGGGCTACTGCAGAGGCCGACTTAGACGCTACTAACTTGGCCCAGCCTCTAATTGACGGGCAGAAAGTGTGGGTGCCCAAGGTTGGCGAACAGGTCGGAACTACCCCGGCTGGAGAGGGTGTCGGTGCTTCCGGTAGCGGCGAAAAAGTAAATATCAATGCAGCCGGTCTGACCGAGCTGCAAACCCTGCCTGGGATCGGTCCGTCCTTGGCGAAAAGGATTATTGATTACCGTAACAACAGCGGGTCGTTTCGCCAGATCGAAGACATTACGAATGTGTCCGGTATCGGCGCGAAACGGTTTGAGCAACTCAAAGACTACATATCGGTCCATTAAGGGATCAAGGGGGGAGGCAACAAGTATGGAGTGGCAAAAGATTAGGGAGCAGGCCCGAGAGAAACTACAAGGCATTTGCCGGTTGTGTCCTAACTGTGATGGGCGCGCTTGTGCCGGGGAGATTCCCGGCATGGGCGGTGTGGGTACAGGTAGCTCTTTTATAAACAACTATGAGGCGCTCCGGAAAGTACGGCTGAATTTAAGCGCCCTACATAGCATTACTGATCCGGCTCTGGAAGTGGAAATTTTCGGCCGCACGCTGGCACTGCCGGTTTTGGGTGCCGCCGTGGCCGGAGCTAGGATCAATTTTCAAGGACGTATCAGCGAGGAAGAGTTTTGTCTGTCCCAGGTGCAAGGTGCGCAGGTAGCTGGCACGGTGGCCCTGACCGGCGATGGAGGCCATAAAGAACTTTTTGCTGCCGGGATCAAGGCTGCTAAGACCGTGGGCGGGGCTACGATCCCTATTATCAAACCCCGGCCGGTACCGGATATTGTTGCCCGGGTGCGTGAGGCCGAAGAAGCGGGAGTGATGGCGGTAGGGATCGATGTGGATGCGGCCGGACTGGTCAACATGCGCTTGTTAGGACAACCGGTGCTGCCGCTGGCCCCGGAGAAACTGTCCGAGATTTGTGAAAGCACCCAGTTGCCGGTGGTGGTCAAGGGAATAATGACGGCCGACGATGCTTTACTGGCACTGGAAGCTGGTGCCAGTGCCATTGTGGTTTCCAATCATGGTGGCCGGGCCCTGGACCATACCCCTGGCACGGCTGAAGTGTTGCCGGAGATAGCACGGGCAATTCAGGGCCGTCTGACAGTCTTAGCCGACGGCGGCGTGCGTAGCGGTACGGACATACTTAAAGTTCTAGCTTTGGGCGCCGACGCGGTCTTAGTGGGACGGCCACTGGTGTGGGCAGCTGTTGGCGGCGGAGCAAAGGGTGTTCGGATGTTATATGAGCAGTTGGCGTCTGAGCTGAAGGTGGCCATGATCTTAACCGGTTGCAGCAACCCTCAAGAGGCAGGGATGTGGCTGCTGGCCCCGAACAAATGCTGCTAACTAATAATCTATACTGGATCGGTTATCTGAGACTTAACCAGGTATGTACAAACAGAGGCGCGGGGAAGCTACTGGTGGCTGCTCCGCGCTTTTTGCTTTGACCGAAAACAACAGGCAACACCCCCAGATTGAACCAACCAGCTAGCCAGGTGTGGCAGCGGGTTAAGGAGGATTCAATAAAATCAACCAGAAAAAGACACCCCTATTAGATGCGCTCAAACAATATGCCCAGGATCGTGTTACTTCTTTTCACGTCCCTGGTCATAAACACGGCCGCGGCCTGAAAGAACTTAGACAATTCATCGGGCGGAGCGTGTTCAAGATCGATCTTACACTGATGCCGGAGCTGGATAGCATTTTTTACCCGCAAGGGGTGATCAAAGAGGCGCAGGATCTGGCCGCCGAAGCTTTCTTGGCCGATAACGCCTATTTTATAGTTAACGGCACTACGGCCGGCATCCAAGGCATGATTATGGCTGCTTGCCGCCCCAGTGAGAAAGTTATTTTGCCCCGCAACGTGCATAAATCTGTATTTGGGGCCTTAATTCTAAGTGGGGCCGAGCCTATTTATGTACCGGCCGAGCTCGACCCAGAGCTGGGTATAGCTCTGGGAGTGGAGCTAGAGCAAGTGGAGCATGCCATCAGGGCCTATCCGGAGGCTAGGGCCGTGTTCGTTCTCAATCCTACTTATTACGGCCTGGTTTCTGATCTGCCGGCTATTGTGACCCTGGCCCATGATTATGACATGGCTGTGCTAGTGGATGAAGCCCACGGAGCCCACTTTTGTTTCCAGCCCCTGCTGCCGTGGTCGGCCATGGAGGCGGGGGCGGATCTAGCCGCGCTGAGTATACACAAAGTGCTCGGTTCCCTTACCCAGAGCTCGCTGGTGGTTCAACAGGGGGAGCGGATCGATCCCGGCTATTTAAAAACTGTGTTTAATCTAACCCAGACCACCAGTCCTTCGTACGTATTGTTAGCTTCGCTGGACGTGGCTCGAAAGCAGGCTTATCTAGAGGGCGAGCGTCTGCTCCGGCAGGCCATAAATCTGGGCAATTGGGCTCGCCATGAACTGAACAATGTGCCCGGTACCTACGTATTTGGCAGCGAAATGATCGGTCAACCTGGTTGTTATGGTATCGATCCTACTAAGCTCTGCATCAACGTGCGCCGCCTGGGCCTCACTGGCAGGCGAGCGGAGGAAATTCTGCGGCGGGATTACCGTATCCAAGTGGAATTATCGGACCCTTATAATGTGTTGGCATTAGTGACCAT contains:
- a CDS encoding leucine--tRNA ligase, with product MAYEEPYDFQAIEHKWQKTWERENVYRVPNRNHKPNYYVLEMFPYPSGALHMGHIRNYAIGDVVARLKTMEGYNVLHPMGWDAFGLPAENAAIQRGIHPVEWTRENIANMRDQQKRLGLSYDWEREVATCSPDYYKWTQWMFLLMYNLGLAYKKTAPVNWCPTCQTVLANEQVSEGGCWRCGNPAIKKDLEQWFFRTTAYADRLLEDLDLLQGWPERVRIMQEHWIGKSVGADVTFTLPGHEEGITVFTTRSDTLYGVSFMVLAPEHPLVSELAGKSDHEQEILAFVEKCHRESEIERTSVDTEKEGMSLGAYCINPLNGEQVPIWVANYVLMEYGTGAVMGVPAHDQRDFEFARKYDLPVRVVISPPKTELKADDMTEAYVDPGVLVNSGPFNGLPNEEAQEKINTYLKEEGWGEPSVTYRLRDWLVSRQRYWGAPIPIIYCPHCGSVPVPETDLPVLLPEHITFDPGLISPLAHVAEFVETTCPKCGRPARRETDTMDTFICSSWYYFRYCDPNNDREPFSKDAAAAWLPVDQYIGGVEHAVMHLLYSRFFTKVLHDAGWVEATEPFTNLLTQGMVIKDGHKMSKSKGNVVDPEEIIAKYGADTARLFILFASPPDKDLEWSDQGVEGSWRFLNRVWRLVKGQIDVFSADGSFDGKLSRAERDLRRKVHNTIKKVSEDVENRFSLNTAIAAIMELVNETYHYLDKVTPERQNKGVLKEALENLLLLLAPFAPHITDELWQQTGHNDSIHGQPWPKWDQTALKAEELTIVVQVNGKVRDRLVVPANSSGKEVEQLALQAPRVQPQLENKQVVRVINVPGRLVNIVVRD
- a CDS encoding HD domain-containing protein, translating into MYSYEQMKTKLKGSLSRQRYLHSLGVAETAKKLAQLYGGDANKAYLAGLLHDCAKGLSNHHLLQTAIAFGIVRNDDTEEVCPDLLHGSVGSVLARKEYGVDDEEILTAIAVHTLGAEEMGLLAKIIYLADFIEPGRDFPGAEKLRILAHQDLDYAVLGAMDNTILYVLQQGLPLHLQTVRARNILLLKAAAYTRERGENDPDEKEGCTEA
- a CDS encoding LCP family protein; its protein translation is MTQTRKRVVRRLNWRKFALFCACAVLLVTLAVGAGLYAFLAGLRGPGGQAAGRDHPQPAKHEPINVLVLGLDVGDVDNPHSGAPERSDTMIVATLDPEKKQAGMLSLPRDSRVTIPGRGTDKICHAHAYGGTDLAVRTVESLLNIPIHYYVKINYEGLHNLVDALGGVHIDVKEDMRYTDRAGGLYIDIEAGPKVLNGAKAEEFLRFRDRATGDLGRIERQQQFVRALAEEVFSASTLFKIPELSRIIVDNVETNMTPAQIVFYANAARGVDLGTAPIEMLVGTDRYINEISYWIVDEAGVADQVARVLLGIDREANKAISLEVLNGSGSPGAAGEVARQLKSMGYTINTVGNADNFDYHSSEIIYRYSTPLEAVETVARSLNISRISRAAEDDDREADITVIVGRDLVG
- a CDS encoding aminotransferase class I/II-fold pyridoxal phosphate-dependent enzyme; protein product: MNQKKTPLLDALKQYAQDRVTSFHVPGHKHGRGLKELRQFIGRSVFKIDLTLMPELDSIFYPQGVIKEAQDLAAEAFLADNAYFIVNGTTAGIQGMIMAACRPSEKVILPRNVHKSVFGALILSGAEPIYVPAELDPELGIALGVELEQVEHAIRAYPEARAVFVLNPTYYGLVSDLPAIVTLAHDYDMAVLVDEAHGAHFCFQPLLPWSAMEAGADLAALSIHKVLGSLTQSSLVVQQGERIDPGYLKTVFNLTQTTSPSYVLLASLDVARKQAYLEGERLLRQAINLGNWARHELNNVPGTYVFGSEMIGQPGCYGIDPTKLCINVRRLGLTGRRAEEILRRDYRIQVELSDPYNVLALVTIGDNKQNVRRLVNAVQQISGRYPVRPVPERELDLPGIPELALVPKEAFYADKRPHEFKAASGKICGELIMAYPPGIPIICPGEIITEEIIHYIEKLKETKTWLQGMKDPTLEQILVIR
- a CDS encoding competence protein ComEA encodes the protein MFNLTRTQQYLLLGLAAVVVVAASYVYWQQAAARSRPAIIIEPATAGELQGDGDAAAAEPEPKVILVHVAGAVEKSGVYSLLEGSRVVDAVNAAGGATAEADLDATNLAQPLIDGQKVWVPKVGEQVGTTPAGEGVGASGSGEKVNINAAGLTELQTLPGIGPSLAKRIIDYRNNSGSFRQIEDITNVSGIGAKRFEQLKDYISVH
- the rsfS gene encoding ribosome silencing factor: MIARPILQLLLDGIWWARREHVEAWEIAQTAARAVEEKKGYDIVILDISPVSLIADYFVIASASNKIQMEAIADNVEEQLAVCGESILHREGRGTASWILLDYGAVVIHIFREEARHFYALERLWGDAPVHRLKDLTTGVNSAIMANVTSEHTSYDEE
- a CDS encoding alpha-hydroxy-acid oxidizing protein, which translates into the protein MEWQKIREQAREKLQGICRLCPNCDGRACAGEIPGMGGVGTGSSFINNYEALRKVRLNLSALHSITDPALEVEIFGRTLALPVLGAAVAGARINFQGRISEEEFCLSQVQGAQVAGTVALTGDGGHKELFAAGIKAAKTVGGATIPIIKPRPVPDIVARVREAEEAGVMAVGIDVDAAGLVNMRLLGQPVLPLAPEKLSEICESTQLPVVVKGIMTADDALLALEAGASAIVVSNHGGRALDHTPGTAEVLPEIARAIQGRLTVLADGGVRSGTDILKVLALGADAVLVGRPLVWAAVGGGAKGVRMLYEQLASELKVAMILTGCSNPQEAGMWLLAPNKCC